The following are from one region of the Pseudodesulfovibrio piezophilus C1TLV30 genome:
- a CDS encoding methyl-accepting chemotaxis protein — translation MKRRKDVYHAVFMIFLVTGTGLLSFGGEAIGAESEVTILSSKGNTLAWSLTGGTLFFALCLIGILLAYRVRNTKRERVLSIIFDHIIAHRPEDAVQVLQSNDFVNNFVSLNQIVSYVSGLEQKLEESESLACDAENKACFALDQAIQARELGEVARCQGLLSAAETLDLSVQAIRDQSEHLGIASGKAQDGAFDQQRYISESVSAMEEMNASVGESASNAEAAASDAEKTKEFAQKGALVVTRTLDSISSVSGNSQSLAGRVADLGAQAEGVGKIMGVISDIADQTNLLALNAAIEAARAGEAGRGFAVVADEVRKLAEKTMEATKDVGVAIQGIQEQVDITIEGVENMTGLADEAAVLAHESGNALEEIVAIAGASADRIRSIAAAAAQQSIASEEVTRTITEVHSISASTGEEMEKASTAVVVLAERVEDLSTMTGVFRLVGNGKVQEIIGDLASSSDVQSLERSRQEVAMRRALKANDFLELMYITDSQGTQTVSNLGGKDMNYSEDQSAYGSQWASRAWFVGAVENKTFYISDVYLSSASGEKCITVSCPFLDSDGAVKGVIATDVRIAI, via the coding sequence ATGAAGCGACGTAAAGATGTGTACCACGCTGTATTTATGATTTTTTTGGTTACTGGGACAGGACTTCTTTCATTTGGTGGGGAAGCGATAGGGGCCGAATCGGAAGTCACAATTCTGTCATCAAAGGGCAATACCTTGGCTTGGAGTTTAACAGGAGGCACCCTTTTTTTTGCACTCTGTCTTATAGGGATACTTCTTGCTTATCGTGTAAGAAATACCAAGCGAGAAAGAGTACTGTCCATAATTTTTGATCACATTATTGCTCACAGGCCGGAAGATGCCGTCCAAGTTCTTCAGAGTAACGATTTTGTAAATAACTTTGTAAGTTTAAACCAAATTGTAAGCTATGTAAGTGGACTGGAACAAAAGCTCGAGGAGAGTGAAAGTCTAGCTTGTGATGCAGAAAACAAGGCGTGCTTTGCACTGGATCAAGCGATTCAAGCACGGGAATTGGGTGAAGTCGCGAGATGCCAAGGGTTACTTTCTGCCGCAGAGACCCTGGACCTCTCTGTTCAGGCAATACGGGACCAATCCGAACACCTTGGTATTGCTTCGGGTAAAGCTCAGGATGGCGCTTTTGATCAGCAGCGTTATATTTCAGAATCCGTTTCTGCCATGGAAGAGATGAATGCTTCTGTTGGCGAGTCTGCATCGAATGCAGAAGCAGCTGCTTCTGATGCGGAGAAAACAAAAGAATTCGCACAGAAAGGGGCATTGGTGGTGACAAGAACGTTGGATTCCATCAGTTCTGTTTCCGGCAATTCTCAATCCTTGGCTGGCCGGGTGGCTGACCTGGGTGCGCAGGCTGAAGGTGTTGGAAAGATCATGGGAGTCATTTCTGATATTGCGGACCAGACAAATCTTCTTGCTCTCAATGCGGCAATCGAAGCAGCACGAGCAGGTGAGGCAGGACGGGGCTTCGCTGTCGTTGCCGATGAAGTTCGCAAACTTGCGGAGAAGACAATGGAAGCAACAAAAGATGTCGGTGTTGCTATTCAAGGGATTCAGGAGCAGGTAGATATTACTATCGAGGGAGTCGAGAATATGACAGGCCTTGCTGATGAGGCTGCTGTTCTTGCTCATGAATCTGGCAATGCTCTTGAAGAAATTGTTGCCATTGCAGGGGCTAGTGCTGATCGAATTCGTTCAATTGCAGCAGCTGCAGCCCAGCAGTCCATTGCAAGCGAAGAAGTCACGAGAACCATTACCGAAGTGCATTCGATTTCTGCATCGACAGGTGAAGAGATGGAAAAGGCCTCTACGGCAGTTGTCGTTTTAGCGGAACGGGTCGAAGATCTCTCTACCATGACAGGCGTATTTAGATTGGTTGGAAATGGCAAGGTACAAGAAATTATAGGTGATCTGGCTTCTTCCTCTGATGTTCAATCACTTGAACGATCGAGGCAGGAAGTCGCCATGAGACGCGCTTTGAAGGCGAATGATTTCTTGGAATTGATGTATATTACAGACTCTCAAGGGACACAGACTGTGAGTAATCTTGGAGGGAAGGATATGAATTATTCCGAAGACCAATCAGCATATGGTTCACAGTGGGCATCCCGAGCTTGGTTTGTTGGTGCTGTTGAAAATAAAACATTTTATATTTCAGATGTGTATCTTTCGTCAGCTTCAGGTGAAAAATGCATTACAGTCTCATGCCCATTTCTTGATTCGGATGGCGCAGTAAAAGGTGTAATCGCGACAGATGTGCGTATTGCAATATAG
- a CDS encoding nitroreductase family protein codes for MNFKELVAANRSRRRFDQAQLLRKEDLVDLVDTARLMPSGMNKQPLKYHVTVDPTECSEIFPLLGWAGYLKDWPGPNEGERPTGYIVVLLDKTIAEDSHCDQGIASQTIMLGAVEKGLGGCIIATINRKKLGSILGLSDNLEILLVLALGVPIEEVVVDPLSSEGNIKYWRDSVGKHHVPKRELAELLVERNVS; via the coding sequence ATGAATTTCAAAGAATTGGTGGCAGCCAACAGAAGCCGCCGCCGCTTTGACCAGGCACAACTTCTCCGAAAGGAAGATCTAGTAGATTTGGTTGATACCGCTCGTTTGATGCCATCTGGTATGAACAAGCAACCATTGAAGTATCATGTTACAGTAGATCCAACTGAATGCTCCGAAATTTTTCCTCTTTTGGGATGGGCTGGTTATCTCAAGGATTGGCCCGGTCCAAATGAAGGAGAGCGTCCGACTGGATATATTGTTGTTCTGTTGGATAAAACCATTGCTGAAGATTCTCATTGCGATCAAGGTATTGCTTCTCAGACCATTATGTTGGGAGCGGTTGAAAAAGGATTGGGTGGATGTATTATCGCCACTATCAACCGTAAAAAGCTAGGATCTATATTAGGGCTTTCTGATAATTTGGAAATCTTGCTTGTACTTGCTCTTGGAGTTCCAATTGAAGAGGTCGTCGTTGATCCTCTTTCGTCAGAGGGAAATATCAAATATTGGCGTGATTCCGTAGGTAAACACCATGTTCCAAAACGAGAGCTTGCCGAATTGCTCGTTGAACGAAACGTCTCATAA
- the coaD gene encoding pantetheine-phosphate adenylyltransferase, producing MAELNPKIAVYPGTFDPLTMGHVSLIRRGLTIFDTVVLAIAESTPKKTLFSVEERVAMAHDVFQGECNLVIEPFNSLLIDYVASKGAGVIMRGLRAVSDFEYEFQMALMNRKLAQKIETVFMMTDFQWMYLSSTIVKEVAKYGGDVCGLVPEQVIDPLQVRYGVQFGCAEGK from the coding sequence ATGGCGGAATTAAATCCAAAGATAGCCGTTTACCCCGGCACTTTCGACCCATTGACTATGGGGCATGTCAGTTTGATTAGGCGTGGACTCACAATTTTTGACACAGTTGTCCTTGCTATTGCCGAAAGTACCCCCAAAAAAACACTCTTTTCTGTAGAGGAACGAGTGGCGATGGCTCACGATGTGTTTCAGGGAGAGTGTAATCTTGTTATTGAGCCATTCAACAGTTTGCTTATTGACTATGTGGCAAGTAAAGGCGCGGGGGTCATCATGCGCGGTCTTCGAGCGGTCTCTGATTTCGAATATGAGTTTCAGATGGCTTTGATGAATCGAAAATTAGCGCAGAAAATTGAAACAGTCTTCATGATGACTGATTTTCAGTGGATGTACTTGAGTTCGACGATCGTCAAGGAGGTTGCCAAATATGGTGGTGATGTCTGTGGATTGGTTCCAGAGCAAGTCATTGATCCGCTCCAAGTTCGCTACGGTGTTCAATTTGGTTGTGCGGAGGGCAAGTAA
- a CDS encoding DMT family transporter translates to MTNSRKALLYGLATVGLWSTVASAFKLSLRYLDPLQFLLCASTASLFALITISLIQGKLYELKRIKRSDLVRCALLGFLNPFLYYILLFKAYELLPAQEAQPLNYTWAITISLLSVPLLKQKMTGKDIGAIFTCYIGVLIISTHGEIFNLKFSNPLGVSLALTSTLIWAFYWIFNTTSALPPILILLLNFAFGLPFIFLTTLIFSELPSPNLWGLIGATYVGFFEMGITFALWLTAMKYAAQPNGGGTARIANLIFLSPFLSLFFIHLLVGEEILTTTIVGLIFIIIGTILMQCRSRQ, encoded by the coding sequence GTGACGAACTCCCGCAAAGCTCTTCTCTACGGCCTGGCGACAGTGGGCTTATGGTCCACTGTCGCTTCTGCCTTCAAACTATCACTTCGTTACCTTGACCCGCTGCAATTTTTACTCTGTGCAAGCACGGCATCTCTCTTTGCGCTGATAACTATATCATTAATTCAAGGCAAACTTTACGAACTGAAAAGAATAAAACGATCCGACCTAGTTCGGTGTGCTTTGCTTGGATTTCTCAATCCATTTTTATATTATATTCTTCTATTCAAAGCATATGAATTGCTTCCAGCACAAGAAGCACAACCACTTAACTATACGTGGGCAATCACGATTTCCCTTCTTTCAGTCCCACTCCTTAAACAAAAAATGACGGGTAAGGATATCGGAGCGATATTCACGTGTTATATTGGTGTGTTAATCATTTCTACACATGGGGAAATTTTCAACTTGAAATTCTCAAATCCTCTTGGAGTATCACTCGCATTAACCAGCACTCTCATTTGGGCTTTTTACTGGATTTTCAACACCACAAGCGCCCTCCCTCCAATCCTTATCCTTCTCCTCAATTTTGCTTTTGGATTACCCTTCATTTTTTTAACAACGCTTATATTTTCAGAACTCCCTTCTCCCAATCTATGGGGGCTGATTGGAGCGACCTACGTCGGCTTCTTCGAAATGGGAATAACCTTTGCTTTGTGGTTAACAGCGATGAAATATGCAGCACAACCAAATGGCGGAGGAACAGCTCGAATTGCAAACCTTATATTCCTCTCTCCATTTCTCTCACTCTTTTTTATTCATCTTCTCGTTGGCGAGGAGATTTTGACAACGACGATAGTTGGACTCATATTCATAATAATAGGCACCATTTTAATGCAATGTCGTTCCAGGCAATAA
- the rsfS gene encoding ribosome silencing factor — protein MNKPKKFSEISSREKALLVANWLDEKQGEKIVVMDVEKMSSVTNMTIVVSARGTKHAKALADHLLDQAAKDSVEFLSMEGHQAGEWVLVDLNDVLVHIFLDELRDFYNLEGMWAEAPRVPLTL, from the coding sequence ATGAACAAACCGAAAAAATTTAGTGAAATATCAAGTCGTGAAAAAGCTCTTTTGGTCGCCAATTGGCTTGATGAGAAACAAGGCGAGAAAATTGTTGTCATGGATGTTGAAAAAATGAGCTCTGTGACAAATATGACTATTGTCGTTTCCGCGCGTGGAACGAAGCACGCCAAGGCTCTTGCCGATCATCTTCTGGATCAGGCGGCTAAAGACTCTGTAGAATTTTTAAGCATGGAGGGGCACCAGGCTGGAGAGTGGGTCCTGGTTGATCTGAATGATGTCCTTGTCCACATATTCCTCGATGAACTCCGGGATTTTTATAATCTTGAAGGGATGTGGGCTGAGGCTCCACGTGTGCCGTTGACTCTATAG
- the rsmD gene encoding 16S rRNA (guanine(966)-N(2))-methyltransferase RsmD produces the protein MRIVGGRYKGRRIKTCEGPGYRPATMKVRESIFSMLSARGVDFSTARVIDMFAGSGSLGMECLSRGVPSAWFVEKSHKAAGLIRKNLLDLGIEKKRAKVMSKDLFAVLSKQPELPFDLVFIDPPYGRDLLVPALEKALEKSWIADGAFVLAEVETSVLPSADGRIADMELLTDREYGQTRILLWRN, from the coding sequence ATGCGAATCGTTGGTGGACGGTATAAAGGGCGAAGAATTAAGACCTGCGAAGGTCCCGGTTATCGCCCTGCAACGATGAAAGTTCGGGAATCGATTTTTTCTATGTTGTCGGCAAGGGGTGTTGATTTTTCCACTGCTCGTGTCATTGACATGTTTGCGGGAAGTGGAAGTTTGGGAATGGAGTGTTTGAGCAGAGGAGTACCTTCTGCCTGGTTTGTTGAAAAGAGCCATAAAGCCGCAGGTTTAATTAGGAAAAATTTACTTGACCTTGGTATTGAAAAGAAGCGGGCCAAGGTCATGAGCAAGGACCTTTTCGCTGTTCTTTCCAAACAGCCGGAGCTCCCATTTGATCTGGTATTTATTGATCCGCCTTATGGGCGAGATCTGTTGGTCCCTGCCTTGGAGAAAGCGTTGGAAAAGTCATGGATTGCTGACGGAGCGTTTGTCCTTGCAGAAGTGGAAACATCAGTACTGCCTTCCGCAGATGGGCGTATTGCGGATATGGAACTTCTAACCGATCGTGAATACGGTCAAACCAGGATTCTATTATGGCGGAATTAA
- the gpmI gene encoding 2,3-bisphosphoglycerate-independent phosphoglycerate mutase: MSQPKKTLLLILDGWGVAPEGAGNCVKTADTPHLDSIMAHYPHTLLACSGRAVGLPDGFMGNSEVGHMNIGGGRIIYQDMTRIDMAIEKGDFNGNPVLSDLIEKTKAGSGRLHLMGLVSDGGVHSHIKHLDALLKLAKKEGLTEVFVHVFLDGRDTPPTSGLKYTRQLMSILTQLEVGSVATITGRYWVMDRDQRYERVEKAYKALVEGKGNIVSDPLSGIKASYDAGETDEFFEPSIVEGVDGLLRDGDGLFFFNFRADRAREISRSLFDSDFEEFERGAVPSLAEFATMTQYESSFPLPVAFAPEKYAETLGEVVSGNGLKQLRIAETEKYAHVTYFLNCGREDPFIKEDRIMIPSPRDVATYDKKPCMSAVKVTETLIEKLSQYDLCVCNLANLDMVGHTGLLDATCQACMTVDDCVGKIVKAVLEEGGRILLTADHGNAEQMIATDGTPHTAHSTNPVPLVFIENGAEEVLLSEGILADIAPTILGLLGLERPSAMTGKNLIIKR; the protein is encoded by the coding sequence ATGTCTCAGCCTAAAAAAACGCTTTTGCTGATTCTGGATGGTTGGGGCGTGGCACCAGAAGGTGCCGGGAACTGTGTCAAGACTGCTGACACTCCTCATCTGGATAGCATCATGGCCCACTATCCGCACACCCTTTTGGCGTGCTCAGGACGTGCTGTCGGACTCCCTGACGGTTTTATGGGGAATTCCGAAGTAGGCCATATGAATATCGGTGGTGGACGGATCATTTACCAAGATATGACCCGTATCGATATGGCTATTGAGAAAGGCGATTTCAACGGAAATCCTGTTTTGTCCGACCTTATCGAGAAGACGAAAGCGGGGAGTGGACGGCTCCATCTTATGGGTCTTGTTTCGGATGGTGGTGTCCATAGTCATATCAAGCACCTCGACGCGTTGCTTAAGCTGGCAAAAAAAGAAGGGCTCACTGAAGTCTTTGTGCATGTTTTTCTCGATGGTCGTGATACTCCTCCAACCAGCGGACTTAAATACACCCGGCAACTGATGAGTATATTAACTCAACTTGAAGTTGGTTCTGTCGCAACGATAACAGGGCGTTATTGGGTCATGGATAGGGATCAACGGTACGAGCGCGTTGAAAAGGCCTATAAAGCCTTGGTGGAAGGGAAAGGGAATATTGTATCAGATCCATTATCAGGCATCAAAGCATCCTATGATGCCGGTGAGACTGATGAATTTTTCGAACCGAGTATTGTTGAAGGTGTCGATGGTCTACTGCGAGACGGTGATGGGCTGTTTTTCTTCAATTTTCGTGCAGATCGTGCACGAGAGATAAGCAGGTCTCTTTTTGATTCGGATTTTGAAGAATTCGAAAGGGGGGCAGTTCCCTCATTGGCCGAGTTTGCAACAATGACTCAGTATGAATCCTCTTTTCCGCTTCCTGTAGCCTTTGCACCGGAAAAATATGCAGAAACATTGGGTGAAGTCGTTTCTGGTAACGGATTGAAACAACTCCGTATAGCCGAGACCGAGAAATATGCCCATGTTACCTATTTTTTGAACTGCGGGCGAGAAGATCCATTCATCAAGGAAGATCGAATCATGATCCCTTCTCCTCGTGATGTTGCTACGTATGATAAAAAACCGTGCATGAGCGCGGTAAAAGTTACTGAGACCCTGATTGAAAAGTTGAGTCAGTATGATCTTTGTGTTTGCAATTTGGCCAATCTCGATATGGTCGGACATACAGGGCTTCTTGACGCGACCTGTCAGGCTTGCATGACTGTTGATGATTGTGTGGGGAAAATAGTCAAAGCTGTACTGGAGGAGGGAGGTCGTATCCTTTTAACGGCGGATCATGGCAATGCAGAGCAGATGATCGCCACAGATGGAACTCCTCATACCGCCCATTCTACAAATCCGGTTCCTCTGGTATTCATTGAAAATGGAGCTGAAGAGGTTCTGTTGAGTGAAGGTATTCTCGCTGATATTGCCCCAACAATACTTGGCTTGTTGGGGCTGGAAAGACCTTCAGCGATGACCGGGAAAAATTTAATCATTAAAAGGTAA
- a CDS encoding LOG family protein, which produces MKRRSKQYLIDDLSIQESWRLFKIMSEIVDGFENLSEIGPAVSMFGSARVKPDEPLYASTVELSKKLSQAGFSVITGGGPGLMEAGNKGAFENGGESIGLHIHLPMEQHNNPYLNIRSDFRYFFIRKLMFIKYALAYVALPGGFGTLDELAEALVLIQTHRIKPFPIVLFGTQFWGGLVDWFKEQLVVNHFAESTDLDLFIVTDDPDEVVSHIQKHVIL; this is translated from the coding sequence ATGAAACGCCGCTCAAAACAATATCTCATCGACGACCTCTCGATACAAGAATCCTGGCGCCTTTTCAAAATCATGTCGGAAATTGTCGATGGTTTTGAAAATTTATCCGAAATTGGTCCAGCAGTTTCAATGTTTGGTTCAGCACGAGTCAAACCTGACGAGCCTCTTTATGCGAGTACGGTTGAACTCTCCAAAAAACTCTCGCAAGCAGGTTTTTCGGTCATAACAGGAGGTGGTCCAGGGCTCATGGAAGCTGGCAACAAAGGAGCCTTTGAAAATGGCGGCGAATCGATAGGCCTGCACATTCACCTCCCAATGGAACAGCACAACAATCCATACCTTAACATCCGCAGTGACTTTCGATACTTTTTCATCAGAAAACTCATGTTTATAAAATATGCACTGGCATACGTCGCTCTCCCTGGTGGATTCGGCACCCTTGATGAACTCGCAGAGGCACTCGTACTCATTCAGACCCATCGAATCAAGCCTTTCCCGATAGTCCTCTTCGGCACTCAATTCTGGGGGGGCTTGGTTGATTGGTTCAAAGAACAATTAGTGGTCAATCATTTTGCCGAAAGCACGGACCTCGACCTGTTCATTGTCACAGATGATCCGGATGAAGTCGTCTCTCACATACAAAAGCACGTCATTCTTTAA
- a CDS encoding MBL fold metallo-hydrolase RNA specificity domain-containing protein, protein MKITFMGAARTVSGSCYIIECGGKRFALDCGLHQGNKEIEKRNRNFDAYGAKNLDFILITHAHIDHSGLLPALVAKGFKNPIYCTAPTRDLLEIMLLDSAHIQEMEAEWANRKRMRTGVQPVRSLYSIVDAEGTIPLLASVEYDKTFEPAPGIKVTYKNAGHILGSAFIEIEYEQDGKRTKAVFSGDLGRPEQLIVEDPVGVETADYVFLESTYGNRNHPNEEHNLDELAAAIDYSYANGEKVVIPAFAVERSQQIIYSLFLLKKQGRLPADMPVYLDSPLAIRATEIFRKHPEFYDEQTQEFIRRGEHPLDLPNLHFTQTRDQSQAINESDGPAIVISASGMANAGRIKHHLRHNLWKPGASVIFVGWQGVGTPGRKILNGAKKIRLFGEEVAINAKIFTINGFSGHAGQDDLMSWLGAMRGKPVKVILVHGEAEVQKEFANLISEKFGFEVHIPEYMEELELEPGQELEPVVDMDIAQPRVDWEYILRDSQSLYAELKSRVQDVENRPWVDQVELRDKLLDVNRDILALISEM, encoded by the coding sequence ATGAAAATAACCTTCATGGGTGCGGCCCGGACTGTTAGCGGATCTTGTTATATTATTGAATGTGGGGGTAAACGATTTGCTCTCGATTGTGGATTGCATCAAGGAAACAAGGAAATAGAGAAGAGAAATCGGAATTTTGATGCATATGGTGCTAAAAATCTCGATTTTATACTGATTACTCACGCCCATATTGATCATAGTGGCCTCTTGCCAGCCCTGGTCGCCAAAGGGTTTAAGAATCCGATTTATTGTACAGCTCCAACGAGGGATTTGTTAGAAATAATGCTCCTCGATAGTGCTCATATTCAAGAAATGGAAGCTGAATGGGCGAACCGCAAGCGAATGAGAACAGGAGTTCAACCGGTACGCAGTTTGTACAGTATTGTAGATGCTGAAGGGACAATCCCTTTATTGGCCTCTGTTGAATATGACAAAACGTTTGAACCGGCACCAGGTATAAAAGTGACCTACAAAAATGCCGGACATATTTTGGGGTCGGCATTTATTGAGATTGAATACGAACAGGATGGTAAAAGAACCAAAGCCGTTTTCTCGGGGGATTTGGGACGTCCTGAGCAGTTGATTGTCGAAGACCCGGTTGGTGTCGAGACTGCTGATTATGTTTTTCTCGAATCTACCTATGGTAATCGTAATCATCCCAACGAAGAACATAATCTAGACGAACTGGCGGCCGCCATTGACTATAGTTATGCCAATGGCGAAAAGGTTGTCATCCCGGCCTTTGCTGTCGAAAGGTCGCAACAGATTATCTATTCACTTTTTCTGCTCAAGAAGCAGGGGCGTCTTCCTGCTGACATGCCTGTTTATCTTGATAGTCCTCTTGCTATTCGCGCGACGGAAATATTCAGGAAACATCCGGAATTTTATGATGAGCAGACTCAGGAATTTATTCGGCGAGGGGAACACCCTCTGGATCTCCCGAATTTACATTTTACCCAAACTCGGGATCAGTCCCAGGCTATTAATGAGAGTGACGGGCCTGCAATTGTCATCTCGGCGAGTGGAATGGCCAATGCCGGGCGTATTAAACATCATCTGCGGCATAATCTATGGAAGCCCGGAGCCAGTGTTATTTTCGTCGGATGGCAGGGAGTCGGAACTCCTGGGCGGAAGATTCTCAACGGAGCCAAAAAAATCAGGTTATTCGGAGAAGAGGTCGCTATTAATGCAAAAATCTTTACGATTAACGGCTTTTCCGGTCATGCTGGGCAGGATGATTTGATGAGTTGGTTGGGGGCCATGCGCGGGAAGCCGGTCAAGGTCATTCTTGTGCATGGGGAGGCTGAGGTTCAAAAAGAATTTGCAAACTTGATATCAGAAAAATTTGGTTTTGAAGTTCATATACCTGAATATATGGAAGAATTAGAGCTTGAACCAGGGCAGGAACTCGAACCTGTTGTTGATATGGATATTGCTCAACCCAGAGTGGATTGGGAATACATCCTCCGAGATTCTCAATCTCTGTATGCAGAATTGAAATCGCGAGTTCAAGATGTTGAAAATCGTCCCTGGGTTGACCAGGTTGAATTGAGAGACAAGTTGCTGGACGTCAACCGCGATATTCTCGCGCTAATTTCAGAGATGTAA
- a CDS encoding phenylacetate--CoA ligase family protein — protein sequence MIYDIQNETLPRDEMEKLQLRRLQALCERVYANVPFYRKKFDEKGVKPTDIKSLKDLSLLPFTNKQDLRDQYPFGLFAVPKDQIVRIHSSSGTTGKATVVGYTKRDITNWGELMARSFVASGASAADAVHNAYGYGLFTGGLGAHYGVEALGATVIPVSGGATRRQVMLLKDFEPDVICCTPSYALFLAETGEEMGIDIKKLPLRIGIFGAEPWTDEMRLQIEKRLGITAIDIYGLSEIMGPGVAIECWEAQDGLHIQEDHFLAETIDPESGETVAPGEEGELVFTTLTKEGIPLIRYRTRDLTTLNTIPCKCGRSTTRMKRVTGRSDDMLIIRGVNVFPSQIESILIETEGLTPHYQLLVGRQGNLDTLEVQVEVNEAMFSDEIKSLQRVESKVMKNIKEFLGVTAKVKLVEPKSIERSLGKAKRIIDNRDEA from the coding sequence ATGATTTACGATATACAGAATGAAACACTGCCTCGTGATGAAATGGAAAAACTTCAACTTAGACGACTCCAGGCCCTCTGCGAACGGGTCTACGCCAATGTTCCATTCTACCGAAAGAAATTTGATGAAAAAGGGGTCAAACCGACAGACATTAAATCTTTGAAAGACCTGAGTCTGCTCCCCTTCACGAATAAACAAGACCTCCGAGATCAATACCCCTTTGGCCTCTTCGCTGTCCCGAAAGACCAGATCGTCCGCATTCACTCATCGTCCGGCACGACAGGCAAAGCCACAGTTGTAGGATATACAAAGCGTGATATAACCAATTGGGGCGAACTTATGGCTCGTTCTTTCGTCGCATCCGGCGCTTCGGCGGCAGATGCTGTTCACAACGCTTATGGGTATGGCCTTTTTACCGGCGGATTAGGGGCGCATTATGGGGTTGAAGCTCTTGGTGCCACAGTTATCCCCGTCTCTGGCGGAGCAACTCGCCGACAAGTTATGTTGCTCAAGGATTTTGAACCCGATGTCATCTGCTGCACTCCTTCATATGCGCTCTTCTTGGCAGAAACTGGCGAAGAAATGGGAATTGACATCAAAAAGTTACCGTTGCGCATTGGTATTTTTGGAGCAGAGCCCTGGACAGACGAAATGCGTCTTCAGATAGAAAAACGACTTGGCATCACAGCCATAGATATCTATGGGCTTTCAGAAATCATGGGACCGGGAGTAGCTATCGAATGTTGGGAAGCACAAGATGGACTCCATATTCAGGAAGATCACTTTTTGGCCGAAACCATTGACCCTGAATCAGGAGAAACCGTTGCCCCCGGAGAAGAAGGTGAATTGGTATTCACTACACTGACCAAGGAAGGTATCCCCCTCATTCGCTACCGAACCCGCGACCTGACTACTTTAAATACAATTCCATGCAAATGCGGAAGAAGCACTACCAGAATGAAACGCGTTACCGGACGTTCCGATGACATGCTAATCATCCGTGGTGTCAATGTTTTTCCATCTCAAATTGAATCGATTCTCATTGAGACAGAAGGACTGACTCCTCACTACCAACTGCTGGTGGGACGACAAGGCAACCTTGACACTTTGGAAGTCCAGGTCGAAGTCAATGAAGCAATGTTCTCTGACGAGATCAAGAGTTTACAGCGTGTGGAATCAAAGGTAATGAAAAATATCAAAGAATTTCTTGGCGTCACAGCCAAGGTCAAATTGGTGGAGCCCAAAAGTATCGAACGCTCTTTGGGGAAAGCCAAGCGCATTATCGATAATAGGGATGAAGCTTAA